A portion of the Chromobacterium sp. IIBBL 290-4 genome contains these proteins:
- the cobI gene encoding precorrin-2 C(20)-methyltransferase, with protein MKLGRLIGIGVGPGPAGLIPVAALAALREADIVYLPRATSSEVSVARLCLAGLELDESRFREIEFEMNPDRGALSRHYGALAEQLAAELQTGRNVAYLTIGDSMTYSTYGYLLAALREMLPELQTQTFPGVTSFAATASALSWPLGEGKERILILPCPDDMEALRADIDSHDLIVLMKIGKRLPDVLALLNQMGIAQLCAFARRIGLPGEVLCADVSQLDADASGYLATMLIRKTARERRHS; from the coding sequence ATGAAGCTGGGACGATTGATAGGCATAGGCGTCGGCCCCGGCCCGGCCGGCTTGATCCCGGTGGCGGCCCTGGCCGCGCTGCGCGAAGCCGACATCGTCTACCTGCCGCGCGCCACCTCCAGCGAGGTGTCGGTCGCCCGACTATGCCTGGCCGGGCTGGAGCTGGACGAAAGCCGCTTCCGCGAGATCGAGTTCGAGATGAATCCGGACCGCGGAGCGCTGTCGCGCCATTACGGCGCGCTGGCCGAGCAACTGGCCGCCGAATTGCAAACCGGCCGCAACGTCGCCTACCTGACCATAGGCGACTCGATGACCTACTCCACTTACGGCTACCTGCTGGCGGCGCTGCGCGAAATGCTGCCGGAACTGCAGACGCAGACCTTCCCCGGCGTCACCAGCTTCGCCGCCACCGCGTCGGCGCTGTCCTGGCCGCTGGGCGAAGGCAAGGAACGCATCCTGATCCTGCCCTGCCCCGACGATATGGAAGCGCTGCGAGCCGACATCGACAGCCACGACCTCATCGTGCTGATGAAGATAGGCAAGCGGCTGCCGGACGTGCTGGCGCTATTGAACCAGATGGGCATCGCCCAGCTGTGCGCCTTCGCCCGCCGCATCGGCCTGCCCGGCGAAGTGCTGTGCGCCGACGTCTCGCAATTGGACGCCGACGCCAGCGGCTACCTCGCCACCATGCTGATCCGCAAGACAGCCAGAGAAAGACGCCACTCATGA
- the cobM gene encoding precorrin-4 C(11)-methyltransferase, with amino-acid sequence MKVYFIGAGPGAADLITLRGSRLLGAAPMVLYAGSLVPAEMLSHCRPDAEIHDTAELNLDQQEALYRRAQAEDKDVARLHSGDPAIYGATNEQMRRLEALGIAYEVVPGVSSFTAAAAALGSELTRPEVSQSIILTRTSGRASAVPETESIASFAAHRATMCIFLSGQRLKQTVADLALHYPPTTPVALVRRASWPDQSVHRSTLGKMLDEVKQKDWLLTTLLLVGEALSREGGVESSLYAAGFTHIFRDGDDRKTKRTSLQKENQA; translated from the coding sequence ATGAAAGTGTATTTCATCGGCGCCGGCCCCGGCGCCGCCGACCTGATCACGCTGCGCGGCAGCCGCCTGTTGGGCGCCGCTCCGATGGTGCTGTACGCCGGTTCGCTGGTGCCGGCCGAGATGCTAAGCCACTGCCGCCCGGACGCGGAAATCCACGACACCGCCGAGCTGAACCTGGACCAGCAGGAAGCGCTGTACCGCCGCGCCCAGGCCGAAGACAAGGACGTGGCGCGGCTGCACTCCGGCGACCCGGCGATCTACGGCGCCACCAACGAGCAGATGCGCCGGCTGGAAGCGCTGGGCATCGCCTACGAAGTGGTGCCTGGCGTGTCCTCGTTCACCGCCGCCGCCGCCGCATTGGGCAGCGAGCTGACCCGGCCCGAGGTGTCGCAATCCATCATCCTGACCCGCACCAGCGGCCGCGCCAGCGCGGTGCCGGAGACGGAATCGATCGCCAGCTTCGCCGCCCACCGCGCGACGATGTGCATCTTCCTGTCCGGCCAGCGGCTGAAACAAACCGTCGCCGACCTGGCGCTGCACTACCCGCCCACCACCCCGGTGGCGCTGGTGCGCCGCGCCAGCTGGCCGGACCAATCCGTCCACCGCTCCACGCTGGGCAAGATGCTGGACGAGGTCAAACAGAAAGACTGGCTACTAACCACGCTGCTGCTAGTCGGCGAGGCGCTGTCGCGCGAAGGCGGCGTCGAATCCAGCCTGTACGCGGCCGGCTTCACCCACATCTTCCGCGACGGCGACGACCGCAAGACCAAGCGGACCAGCCTGCAGAAAGAAAACCAGGCATGA
- a CDS encoding cobalamin biosynthesis protein, with amino-acid sequence MSRAVWLVRAEALPLGRRLASALDATLYQPWLQPDASGREQFRSAFHAHSHWVLVMASGIAVRYLDGLPQSKYSDPAVVVMDEAARFAIPLLSGHEGGANALAYEAARLTGAVPAITTATEAIKPLTLGIGCRRGKSAEAIEQAVLQALAGRPLADVREVATIDLKADEAGLLAFCARHALPLRVIAREDVAARGWTGAPSDWVRQNVGVDGVCEPCALIASPRGRLIVPKTARDGVTVAAVEDTPW; translated from the coding sequence ATGAGCCGCGCCGTGTGGCTGGTGCGCGCCGAGGCGCTGCCCTTGGGCCGGAGGCTGGCATCGGCGCTGGACGCCACGCTATACCAGCCGTGGCTGCAGCCGGACGCCAGCGGCCGCGAGCAATTCCGCTCCGCCTTCCATGCGCACAGCCACTGGGTGCTGGTGATGGCCAGCGGCATCGCCGTCCGCTATCTGGACGGCCTGCCGCAAAGCAAATACAGCGACCCGGCGGTGGTGGTGATGGACGAAGCCGCCCGTTTCGCCATCCCGCTGCTGTCCGGCCACGAAGGCGGCGCCAATGCCTTGGCCTACGAAGCGGCGCGGCTGACCGGCGCGGTGCCCGCCATCACCACAGCGACGGAGGCGATCAAGCCGCTGACGCTGGGCATCGGCTGCCGCCGCGGCAAAAGCGCCGAGGCCATCGAACAAGCGGTGCTGCAAGCGCTGGCCGGCCGGCCGCTGGCCGACGTGCGCGAAGTGGCGACGATAGACCTGAAGGCCGACGAAGCCGGCCTGCTGGCATTCTGCGCCCGCCACGCGCTGCCGCTGCGCGTCATCGCCCGCGAAGACGTCGCCGCCCGCGGCTGGACCGGCGCGCCGTCGGACTGGGTGCGGCAGAACGTAGGCGTCGACGGCGTGTGCGAACCGTGCGCGCTGATCGCCAGCCCCAGGGGACGGCTGATCGTGCCCAAGACCGCGCGGGATGGGGTGACGGTGGCCGCAGTGGAGGACACCCCATGGTAG